The Alphaproteobacteria bacterium genome has a window encoding:
- a CDS encoding CoA transferase — MTDTPLPLADIRVLDLTHARAGPTAVRQLADWGADVIKIEVPPDPGSDNDGVGGSRAAPDFLNLHRNKRSLTLDLKNPDGHRIFLELVAQADVVVENFRAEVKHRLGVDYDSLQAHNPRLIYGSISGFGQDGPYSSRAGVDQIAQGMGGLMSITGLPGQGPVRVGIPIADLAAGMYLAQGILLAMIERGRTGKGQWVHTSLLEAMISMLDFQAARWLIDHDVPGQAGNDHPTGIPMGVFPTADGAINIAAPGGRLWERLLDHIGATELAQDERFATAGARSKNRQLLNAEIGAITATRSSAEWVEELNARGVPCGPINSIDQTFNDPQVQHLGIAWEMQHPVRGKLAIVGQPVHLEGAERPQQARLATPAAGQHNDEILSALGYDSAALADLRARRVI; from the coding sequence ATGACAGATACCCCCCTGCCGCTTGCCGATATCCGCGTGCTCGACCTGACCCACGCCCGGGCCGGGCCCACGGCGGTGCGCCAGCTCGCCGACTGGGGCGCCGACGTCATCAAGATCGAGGTGCCGCCCGATCCCGGCAGCGACAACGACGGCGTCGGCGGCTCGCGCGCGGCACCCGATTTCCTCAACCTGCATCGCAACAAGCGCAGCCTGACGCTGGACCTCAAGAACCCCGACGGCCACCGCATCTTTCTCGAACTGGTGGCCCAGGCCGACGTCGTGGTGGAGAACTTCCGGGCCGAGGTCAAGCACCGGCTCGGCGTCGACTACGACAGCCTCCAGGCCCACAATCCCAGGCTCATCTACGGCTCCATCTCGGGCTTTGGCCAGGATGGCCCCTACAGCAGCCGCGCCGGCGTCGACCAGATCGCCCAGGGCATGGGCGGCCTGATGTCGATCACTGGTCTCCCGGGCCAGGGACCGGTGCGCGTCGGCATCCCCATCGCCGACCTCGCCGCCGGCATGTACCTGGCCCAGGGCATTTTGCTGGCCATGATCGAACGCGGCCGCACGGGAAAAGGGCAATGGGTCCACACCTCACTGTTGGAGGCCATGATCAGCATGCTCGATTTCCAGGCGGCGCGCTGGCTGATCGACCACGACGTGCCCGGCCAGGCCGGCAACGACCATCCCACCGGCATCCCCATGGGCGTCTTTCCCACGGCCGACGGTGCCATCAACATCGCGGCGCCGGGCGGCCGCTTGTGGGAGCGCCTGCTCGACCACATCGGCGCCACTGAGCTGGCCCAGGACGAACGCTTTGCCACGGCCGGCGCTCGGTCCAAGAACCGCCAACTCCTGAATGCCGAGATCGGCGCCATCACGGCGACACGCTCCAGCGCCGAATGGGTCGAGGAACTCAACGCCCGTGGTGTGCCCTGCGGGCCCATCAACAGCATCGACCAAACCTTCAACGATCCCCAGGTCCAACACCTGGGCATTGCCTGGGAGATGCAGCACCCGGTACGAGGCAAGCTCGCCATCGTCGGCCAGCCGGTGCATCTGGAGGGCGCCGAAAGACCGCAACAGGCGCGCCTCGCGACCCCGGCAGCGGGCCAGCACAACGACGAGATCCTCAGCGCCCTGGGCTACGACAGCGCCGCCCTGGCCGACTTGCGCGCTCGAAGGGTGATTTAG
- a CDS encoding cyclic nucleotide-binding domain-containing protein: MSSPEFLNKKLYRKGEIVFDEGSEGNTAFLIESGSVEVFKTVDGERVSLAHLGKGEMFGEMALIDQSPRMAGAQATEAASIVVLPRAVLDSKLDRSDKFVRGLIKILVANLRNVHQSYMRRARSIDDYLGAVDFFLAGLGDYLNTPGGEAVSDLAVAHLERIDEAVFELKAVFKDHHDRRDSVLRESDTTPQGEPGPPAEVADLVADEGEDQPEQ; this comes from the coding sequence ATGAGCAGCCCCGAATTCCTGAACAAGAAACTCTATCGCAAAGGCGAGATCGTCTTCGACGAGGGGAGCGAAGGAAATACCGCCTTCCTCATCGAATCGGGCAGCGTCGAGGTCTTCAAAACGGTCGACGGCGAACGCGTCAGCCTGGCCCATCTGGGCAAGGGCGAGATGTTCGGCGAAATGGCCCTGATCGACCAGAGCCCCCGCATGGCCGGCGCCCAGGCGACGGAGGCTGCCAGCATCGTGGTCCTTCCCCGCGCCGTGCTGGACTCCAAATTGGACCGCTCGGACAAGTTCGTCAGGGGCCTGATCAAGATCCTGGTGGCCAATCTGCGCAACGTCCACCAGTCCTACATGCGCCGAGCCCGCAGCATCGACGACTACCTGGGCGCCGTCGACTTCTTTCTCGCCGGCCTGGGCGACTACCTCAATACGCCCGGCGGCGAAGCGGTCAGCGACCTGGCCGTGGCCCACCTGGAGCGCATCGACGAGGCGGTATTCGAACTCAAAGCGGTCTTCAAGGATCATCACGACAGGCGCGATAGCGTGCTGCGTGAGAGCGACACCACGCCCCAGGGCGAGCCTGGGCCTCCGGCGGAGGTCGCCGACCTGGTGGCTGATGAGGGCGAGGACCAGCCCGAACAGTAG
- a CDS encoding glycine/sarcosine/betaine reductase selenoprotein B family protein, with protein MPPFDYIASITDRYQRLGYQTYRWFQADEPPAFAPMTKPLAECKLGVLSTAGVYVKGQVAYYYKDDTSFRAIPKTTPTSEIRFSHLTEHYLPDARRDANCVFPIEPLRRLEAEGVIGELAEELYSCMGAVYSQRRAREELIPALAAEFARQEVDVVALVPL; from the coding sequence ATGCCGCCTTTTGACTACATCGCTTCCATCACCGACCGCTACCAGCGGCTGGGTTATCAGACCTATCGCTGGTTCCAGGCGGACGAGCCGCCGGCCTTCGCGCCCATGACCAAGCCGCTGGCCGAATGCAAGCTCGGCGTGCTCTCGACGGCGGGCGTCTACGTCAAGGGCCAGGTGGCCTACTATTACAAGGACGACACCTCGTTCCGGGCCATCCCCAAGACCACGCCGACCTCCGAGATCCGCTTCTCGCACCTCACCGAGCACTACCTGCCCGACGCCCGGCGCGACGCCAACTGCGTCTTTCCCATCGAGCCCCTGCGCCGGCTCGAGGCCGAGGGCGTGATCGGCGAGCTGGCGGAGGAGCTATATTCGTGCATGGGCGCCGTCTATTCGCAACGCCGCGCGCGCGAGGAGCTGATCCCCGCGCTGGCCGCCGAGTTCGCCCGCCAAGAGGTCGACGTGGTGGCGCTGGTGCCGTTGTGA
- a CDS encoding isocitrate lyase/PEP mutase family protein produces MSNLRQMIEADEPVCAPLVLNPLMARMAAEAGFRALYLGGGASGYLNTHLEANLTLTEMAQAGLEIRSACELPLILDAAAGWGDPMHMHRTVSLAEAAGFAALEIEDQILPKRAHHHVGIEHMVTLEEMVDKVREAVAARRHPDTLIIARTNGVRASSMDDALRRLEAYRAAGADVLLPLPFNGRRRALCRRAPGGAADAVLAAGLAGRHGHDAGRHGGAGISYPGRSVDAAAGGL; encoded by the coding sequence GTGTCAAATTTGCGCCAGATGATCGAGGCTGACGAACCGGTTTGCGCGCCGCTGGTGCTCAATCCGCTGATGGCCAGGATGGCCGCCGAGGCGGGCTTTCGCGCGCTCTACCTCGGCGGCGGTGCCTCGGGCTACCTCAACACCCACCTCGAGGCGAATCTCACGCTGACCGAGATGGCCCAGGCCGGGCTGGAGATCCGCAGTGCCTGCGAGCTGCCGCTGATCCTCGACGCGGCCGCCGGCTGGGGCGATCCCATGCACATGCACCGCACCGTGTCGCTGGCCGAGGCGGCCGGCTTCGCGGCCCTGGAGATCGAGGACCAGATCCTGCCCAAGCGGGCCCATCACCACGTCGGCATCGAGCACATGGTGACGCTCGAAGAGATGGTCGACAAGGTGCGCGAGGCGGTGGCGGCACGGCGCCATCCGGATACCCTGATCATCGCCCGCACCAACGGCGTGCGCGCCAGTTCCATGGACGATGCGCTGCGCCGCCTCGAGGCCTACCGTGCCGCCGGTGCCGACGTGCTGTTGCCGCTGCCCTTTAACGGCCGACGACGTGCGCTTTGTCGGCGAGCGCCTGGAGGGGCCGCTGATGCTGTTCTTGCGGCCGGGCTGGCTGGCCGGCATGGACATGACGCCGGCCGACATGGGGGCGCTGGGATTTCGTATCCTGGTCGATCCGTCGACGCCGCTGCTGGCGGCTTATGA
- a CDS encoding enoyl-CoA hydratase-related protein, giving the protein MAEYKDIFYEIKDQVATMTINRPKSLNSFTGDTIMEMQDAIEDASTNPEVGVLVLTGVGERAFCVGGDVKWEADGGLDGLDFKVNRMVVDCPKPVIARINGYSIGAGNHIAYFCDFSIAADHARFGQTGPRVGSPASGHIVQHLAHVVGHKRAREMWMMCRQYTAAEMMDWGLINAVVPYAELDAEVARWCQELLALSPSCLRVIKQTFRDDLDPFIDSTVNDVVARVIPKYFETGEQQEGANAFLEKRAPDFSPWR; this is encoded by the coding sequence ATGGCTGAGTACAAGGACATTTTCTACGAGATCAAGGACCAGGTGGCCACCATGACCATCAACCGGCCCAAGTCGCTGAACTCCTTCACCGGCGACACCATCATGGAGATGCAGGACGCCATCGAGGACGCCAGCACCAACCCCGAGGTCGGCGTGCTGGTGCTCACCGGAGTTGGCGAGCGGGCCTTCTGCGTCGGCGGCGACGTCAAGTGGGAGGCCGACGGTGGCCTCGACGGCCTCGACTTCAAGGTCAACCGCATGGTCGTCGATTGCCCCAAGCCGGTGATCGCCCGCATCAACGGCTATTCCATCGGCGCCGGCAACCACATCGCCTATTTCTGCGATTTCTCCATCGCCGCCGACCATGCCCGCTTCGGCCAGACCGGCCCGCGCGTCGGCTCGCCGGCCTCGGGCCATATCGTGCAGCACCTGGCCCACGTGGTGGGCCACAAGCGGGCCCGCGAGATGTGGATGATGTGCCGCCAATACACCGCCGCCGAGATGATGGATTGGGGCCTGATCAACGCTGTGGTGCCCTACGCCGAGCTCGACGCCGAGGTGGCCCGCTGGTGCCAGGAGCTCCTGGCCCTGAGCCCGAGCTGTCTCCGCGTCATCAAGCAGACCTTCCGCGACGACCTCGACCCCTTCATCGACTCGACCGTCAACGACGTGGTGGCGCGCGTCATCCCGAAGTATTTCGAGACCGGCGAGCAGCAGGAAGGGGCCAACGCCTTCCTGGAAAAGCGCGCGCCCGACTTCAGTCCCTGGCGTTAG
- a CDS encoding trimethylamine methyltransferase family protein, whose product MQPRLTFLSEAETDRIIDGAFEVLGRVGVHVGSDRVLDMLTGQSGVERDGERLRLGRDLLEGCLKTCPSEVRLYRQDRDAPIVLAGDEVNFVAGSTVPYVYDPDTEGLREATSRDLVNHTKIIDRCDHIDLQSGSFVPSDVPKPIVSAYRYYLALLYSPKPMFSGAFGTDDIAVIWGVMAALAGGDKALSQRPIALLCVNPSSPLGLTDVVAENAVFLAEKNFPTLMIPIPLAGGSSPVTLAGTLVQHTAENLATIVVSQTVRAGAPVIFGGGPSIMDMRKGTACQAASEAIIMGAAIGQIAKRLGLPSSTNTGRADSKCVDYQAGEETGAALNAMALARINLIRGSGTLEYANVISTEKLLIDNEICGMAKRLIRPIDTGDEALALDVIIERGATTTGFLSSPHTLKWFKDECFLPSDLIDRGQRREFEAQGSKDAFGRARARVAEILADYTPRQIDPERKREADRIIAAYAAQHGMDQLPVTELE is encoded by the coding sequence ATGCAACCGCGACTGACGTTCCTGAGCGAGGCGGAAACCGACCGCATCATCGACGGCGCCTTCGAGGTGCTGGGCCGCGTCGGCGTCCATGTGGGCAGCGACCGGGTGCTCGACATGCTGACCGGCCAATCCGGCGTCGAACGCGATGGCGAGCGCCTGCGGCTGGGCCGCGATTTGCTGGAAGGCTGTCTCAAGACCTGCCCCTCGGAGGTCAGGCTCTACCGCCAGGACCGCGACGCCCCCATCGTCTTGGCCGGCGACGAGGTCAATTTCGTGGCCGGCTCGACGGTGCCCTACGTTTACGATCCGGACACCGAGGGCCTGCGCGAAGCCACCTCGCGAGATCTCGTCAACCACACCAAGATCATCGACCGCTGCGACCACATCGATCTGCAAAGCGGCTCTTTCGTGCCCTCGGACGTGCCCAAGCCCATCGTCAGCGCCTACCGCTATTACCTGGCGCTGCTCTATTCCCCGAAACCCATGTTCAGCGGCGCCTTCGGCACTGACGACATCGCCGTCATCTGGGGCGTCATGGCGGCGCTGGCCGGTGGCGACAAGGCTCTCTCGCAGCGGCCCATCGCGCTCCTCTGCGTCAATCCCTCGTCGCCGCTGGGCCTGACCGACGTGGTGGCCGAGAACGCCGTCTTTTTGGCCGAGAAGAACTTTCCCACCCTGATGATTCCGATCCCGCTGGCCGGCGGCTCGTCGCCGGTGACACTGGCCGGAACGTTGGTCCAGCACACGGCCGAGAACCTGGCCACCATCGTGGTCAGCCAGACCGTGCGGGCGGGCGCGCCGGTGATTTTCGGCGGCGGCCCCTCGATCATGGACATGCGCAAGGGCACGGCCTGCCAGGCCGCCAGCGAGGCCATCATCATGGGCGCCGCCATCGGCCAGATCGCCAAGCGGCTCGGCTTGCCTTCGTCGACCAATACCGGCCGTGCCGACAGCAAATGCGTCGACTACCAGGCCGGCGAGGAAACCGGGGCGGCGCTCAATGCCATGGCGCTGGCGCGCATCAACCTCATCCGCGGCTCGGGCACGCTGGAGTACGCCAACGTCATCAGCACCGAGAAACTGCTCATCGACAACGAGATCTGCGGCATGGCCAAGCGCCTGATCCGGCCCATCGACACCGGCGACGAGGCCCTGGCGCTCGATGTCATCATCGAACGCGGTGCCACTACCACGGGTTTTCTCTCTTCCCCCCATACACTGAAGTGGTTCAAGGACGAATGTTTCCTGCCCTCCGACCTCATCGACCGCGGCCAGCGCCGGGAATTCGAGGCCCAAGGCAGCAAGGACGCCTTCGGCCGGGCCCGGGCGCGCGTGGCTGAGATCCTGGCCGACTACACGCCCCGCCAGATCGACCCCGAACGCAAACGCGAAGCCGACCGCATCATCGCCGCCTACGCCGCCCAACACGGCATGGACCAGCTACCGGTAACGGAACTCGAATAG
- a CDS encoding MaoC/PaaZ C-terminal domain-containing protein, translated as MGLYFEEFELGHSITTGARTVTEADVTMFAGLSGDFNPLHCDAAFAAQSPFGERIAHGPLALGMAIGLMSQQNLIDGTALALLNVNWDFQGAVRLGDTIHALVTPLEKRPSAKPDRGVVKLGFEVVNQASETVQTGSATLLMQTREGRGGP; from the coding sequence ATGGGTCTTTATTTCGAGGAGTTCGAGCTCGGCCACAGCATCACCACCGGCGCCCGCACGGTGACCGAGGCTGACGTGACTATGTTCGCCGGGCTCTCGGGCGACTTCAATCCGCTGCACTGCGACGCCGCCTTTGCTGCCCAGAGCCCTTTCGGCGAGCGCATCGCGCACGGCCCGCTGGCGCTGGGCATGGCTATCGGGCTGATGTCGCAGCAAAATCTGATCGATGGCACGGCGCTGGCGCTGCTTAACGTGAATTGGGACTTTCAGGGCGCGGTAAGGCTCGGCGACACCATCCACGCCCTGGTCACGCCGCTGGAGAAGCGGCCCAGCGCCAAGCCCGACCGCGGTGTCGTGAAGCTCGGTTTCGAGGTCGTGAACCAGGCCAGCGAGACGGTGCAGACCGGCAGCGCGACGTTGTTGATGCAGACGCGGGAGGGCCGAGGCGGGCCCTAG
- a CDS encoding alpha/beta hydrolase encodes MSIDCTPSLTSPSPVLPLEPPAPLESFELMMDDGAQIRLRRHGRAGGARLFVSHGNGFASDGYFPFWRLLLDRFEVIVFDQRNHGLNPLHAGAHDFPRFARDLEAIIAAVDERLGPGTNIGAFHSLSALAAMMHAADFGWRWDALFLFDPPLPPLPGHEVYEAAAATQRKLAAWATARRTRFDDPGELAEVFAGTRANRSWQPGAHDLMARSVLRLDVSAGEWRLVCRPEREAAVYLDVTPTTFAYRIDRYGGPAKMICGDPEMPSPAVTALSNAALHAEFGYPYEVVPGTGHLLQLEKPDVCVDIMTRFLEERGVAF; translated from the coding sequence GTGTCGATCGATTGTACGCCTTCGTTGACCAGCCCAAGCCCCGTCCTGCCCCTCGAACCACCGGCGCCGCTGGAGAGCTTCGAGCTGATGATGGATGACGGTGCCCAAATCCGCCTGCGCCGCCACGGCCGGGCCGGTGGCGCCCGCCTCTTCGTCAGCCACGGCAACGGCTTTGCCAGCGACGGCTACTTTCCCTTCTGGCGGCTGCTGCTCGATCGTTTCGAGGTTATCGTCTTCGACCAGCGCAACCACGGCCTCAACCCGCTGCACGCCGGGGCCCACGATTTCCCCCGCTTCGCCCGCGATCTCGAGGCCATCATCGCGGCCGTCGACGAGCGCCTGGGCCCAGGCACCAACATCGGTGCCTTTCATTCGCTGTCGGCGCTGGCGGCCATGATGCACGCCGCCGATTTCGGCTGGCGCTGGGATGCGCTTTTTCTCTTCGACCCGCCGCTGCCGCCCTTGCCCGGGCACGAGGTCTACGAGGCCGCCGCCGCGACGCAACGCAAGCTGGCGGCCTGGGCCACGGCGCGCCGGACCCGCTTCGACGATCCCGGCGAACTGGCCGAGGTCTTCGCCGGAACCCGGGCCAACCGCTCCTGGCAGCCAGGCGCCCACGACCTGATGGCGCGCTCGGTACTGCGTTTGGATGTCTCGGCAGGCGAATGGCGCCTGGTCTGCCGCCCCGAACGCGAAGCCGCCGTCTACCTCGACGTGACGCCGACCACGTTCGCCTACCGCATCGACCGTTACGGCGGTCCCGCGAAGATGATCTGCGGCGACCCGGAGATGCCCAGCCCGGCCGTGACGGCGCTTTCGAACGCTGCGTTGCATGCCGAATTCGGGTATCCGTATGAGGTCGTGCCGGGCACCGGGCACCTCTTGCAGCTGGAAAAGCCGGACGTCTGCGTCGATATCATGACCCGGTTTCTGGAGGAACGCGGGGTCGCGTTCTAG
- a CDS encoding cobalamin-dependent protein (Presence of a B(12) (cobalamin)-binding domain implies dependence on cobalamin itself, in one of its several forms, or in some unusual lineages, dependence on a cobalamin-like analog.) — MAKDPDFDVVEAVCGLREAEVLAWVGAELAAEVPPLEIADALAAGLEQLGARFAEGSVFIPELVIGGELFAKAVELLTPALEASGSTLKKRGTVVIGTVKGDLHDLGQKLVAVTLSAAGFEVVNLGCDVAPERFVDEVKRSGAQVVGLSALLTTTMQVQADVVEALAQAGLRHQVRVLIGGAVANQRWADEIGADAYGADAIDALDKVRVLVGINE, encoded by the coding sequence ATGGCGAAGGATCCCGATTTCGACGTTGTCGAGGCGGTCTGCGGGCTCCGCGAAGCCGAGGTTTTGGCCTGGGTCGGTGCCGAACTGGCGGCCGAAGTGCCGCCGTTGGAGATCGCCGATGCCCTGGCCGCCGGTCTCGAGCAACTGGGTGCGCGCTTCGCCGAGGGCAGCGTTTTCATTCCCGAACTGGTGATCGGCGGCGAGCTCTTCGCCAAGGCCGTCGAGCTGCTGACCCCGGCGCTCGAGGCCAGCGGCAGCACACTGAAAAAACGCGGCACCGTGGTCATCGGTACGGTCAAGGGAGATCTGCATGATCTGGGCCAGAAGCTGGTGGCTGTCACCCTCTCGGCGGCCGGCTTCGAGGTCGTCAACCTGGGCTGTGACGTGGCGCCCGAACGCTTCGTCGACGAGGTCAAACGCAGCGGGGCCCAGGTGGTCGGGCTGTCGGCGTTGCTCACCACCACCATGCAGGTGCAGGCCGACGTCGTCGAGGCGTTGGCCCAGGCCGGCTTGCGCCACCAGGTGCGGGTGCTGATCGGCGGTGCCGTGGCCAACCAGCGCTGGGCCGACGAGATCGGCGCCGATGCCTACGGCGCCGACGCCATCGACGCACTGGACAAGGTTCGTGTTCTGGTCGGCATCAACGAATGA
- the betA gene encoding choline dehydrogenase, translated as MQDMVGERSFDYLVVGAGSAGCVLANRLSESGRDSVLVLEAGGRDNNLLLHMPTAFSLAMNLPRFNWGYLSEPEPGLDGRRIKQARGKVIGGSSAINGMVYVRGHAGDFDAWAQAGAEGWSFAEVLPYFRRAESFAGGDAAFRGHDGPLGISAGSMRNPLYRAFAEAGRQAGYGSTEDPNGRQQEGFGPMQMTVRKGRRCSAAGAYLKPALGRPNLALETFATTREILFDEGRAVGLEYEKGGVRHRARARREIILSAGPFASPQLLMLAGIGDGEHLAEFGLPVRHHLPGVGQNLQDHLEFFLQVECTRPVSLNRQLAPWRKLAIGLRWLLFKQGLGATNHFESGAFIRSRPDLDYADLQYHFLPGAIAYDGSSAAPGWGYQVHVGPNRPQSRGRLRLRSSDPHEHPSLLFNYLSHEDDILAMRQALRLTREVLAQEAFAPYRGAELSPGAEVTSDDEIDAFIRGAVETAYHPCGTCRMGAQAGDPASVVDAAGRVRGVGGLRVVDSSIMPQITNGNINAPTIMIAEKMADHIRGRGVPREDTSR; from the coding sequence ATGCAGGATATGGTTGGCGAACGCAGCTTCGATTATCTCGTCGTGGGCGCCGGGTCGGCCGGCTGCGTGCTGGCCAATCGTTTGAGCGAATCCGGCCGCGACAGTGTCCTGGTGCTGGAGGCGGGTGGCCGCGACAACAACCTCTTGCTCCACATGCCGACGGCCTTTTCGTTGGCCATGAATCTGCCGCGCTTCAACTGGGGCTACCTGAGCGAGCCTGAGCCGGGCCTCGACGGGCGGCGCATCAAGCAGGCCCGGGGCAAGGTCATCGGCGGCTCCTCGGCCATCAACGGCATGGTCTACGTGCGCGGCCATGCCGGCGACTTCGACGCCTGGGCCCAGGCCGGCGCCGAGGGCTGGAGCTTCGCCGAGGTGCTGCCCTATTTCCGCCGGGCCGAAAGCTTCGCCGGAGGCGACGCGGCCTTCCGGGGGCACGATGGTCCCTTGGGCATCAGCGCCGGCAGCATGCGAAACCCGCTCTACCGGGCCTTTGCCGAAGCCGGCCGCCAGGCCGGCTATGGCTCGACCGAAGATCCCAACGGCCGCCAGCAGGAAGGCTTCGGCCCGATGCAGATGACGGTGCGCAAGGGCCGGCGCTGTTCGGCCGCCGGCGCCTACCTGAAGCCGGCGCTGGGGCGCCCCAACCTGGCGCTGGAGACTTTTGCCACGACGCGGGAAATTCTTTTCGACGAGGGCCGGGCGGTGGGCCTCGAATACGAAAAGGGCGGCGTTCGCCACCGTGCCCGGGCGCGGCGCGAAATTATTCTTTCAGCCGGCCCCTTCGCCTCGCCGCAATTGCTGATGCTGGCCGGCATCGGCGACGGCGAACATTTGGCCGAATTCGGCTTGCCCGTGCGCCACCACCTGCCGGGAGTGGGCCAAAACCTGCAGGACCACCTGGAATTCTTCCTGCAGGTCGAATGCACCCGGCCGGTGTCGCTGAACCGCCAGCTTGCGCCCTGGCGCAAGCTGGCGATCGGTTTGCGTTGGCTTCTCTTCAAGCAAGGTCTCGGTGCCACCAACCATTTCGAATCCGGTGCCTTCATCCGCTCCCGTCCCGATCTCGACTATGCCGATCTGCAATACCATTTTCTGCCCGGCGCCATTGCCTACGACGGCTCCTCCGCCGCCCCGGGCTGGGGCTACCAGGTTCACGTCGGCCCCAACCGCCCCCAGAGCCGCGGCCGCCTCAGGCTGCGTTCAAGTGATCCTCACGAGCACCCCAGCCTGCTGTTCAACTACCTCAGCCACGAGGACGATATCCTGGCCATGCGCCAGGCCCTTCGGCTGACCCGCGAGGTGCTGGCCCAGGAGGCTTTCGCGCCCTATCGCGGTGCCGAGCTTTCGCCGGGCGCCGAGGTAACATCGGACGACGAAATCGACGCCTTCATCCGGGGCGCCGTGGAAACCGCCTACCACCCTTGCGGCACCTGCCGCATGGGCGCCCAGGCCGGCGATCCCGCGTCCGTTGTCGATGCCGCCGGCCGGGTCCGCGGCGTTGGGGGCTTGCGCGTCGTCGACAGCTCGATCATGCCCCAGATAACCAACGGCAATATCAACGCGCCGACTATAATGATCGCCGAGAAGATGGCCGATCACATCCGTGGCCGCGGCGTTCCGCGTGAGGATACCAGTAGATGA
- a CDS encoding enoyl-CoA hydratase, producing the protein MKLATEKMLARREGAIGWMTFNNPQRHNALSLEMWQAMGEILPAFQQDPAVRLVVMTGAGDKAFVSGADISEFDDKRSSAEAAEEYARVSEGGRTALANFEKPLIAMIRGYCLGGGLATALAADIRIAAEGAQFAIPAARLGLGYGFAGVKVLNDLVGPALAREILYTARRLSAEEALRIGLINRLVPPAELETTVRELAESIAANAPLTIRAAKRAVGEACRDPQDRDLAALEAMVAACFDSADYAEGRLAFKEKRAPKFTGS; encoded by the coding sequence ATGAAGCTGGCAACGGAGAAAATGCTCGCCCGCCGGGAAGGCGCCATCGGCTGGATGACCTTCAACAACCCCCAGCGCCACAACGCCCTTTCGCTGGAAATGTGGCAGGCCATGGGTGAGATCCTGCCGGCCTTTCAACAGGACCCGGCGGTGCGCTTGGTGGTCATGACGGGGGCCGGCGACAAGGCCTTCGTCTCGGGGGCCGACATCTCCGAGTTCGACGACAAGCGCTCCTCGGCCGAGGCGGCCGAGGAATACGCCCGGGTCTCGGAGGGCGGCCGTACGGCGCTGGCCAATTTCGAAAAACCGCTGATTGCCATGATCCGGGGCTACTGCCTGGGCGGCGGCCTGGCCACGGCCTTGGCGGCCGACATCCGCATCGCCGCCGAGGGCGCCCAGTTCGCCATTCCGGCGGCGCGGCTGGGGCTGGGCTATGGCTTTGCCGGCGTCAAGGTGCTCAACGACCTGGTGGGCCCGGCCCTGGCCCGCGAGATCCTGTATACGGCGCGCAGGCTTTCGGCCGAAGAGGCGCTGCGCATCGGGCTCATCAACCGCCTGGTGCCGCCGGCCGAATTGGAAACCACGGTTCGCGAGCTGGCCGAAAGCATCGCCGCCAACGCACCGCTCACCATCCGGGCCGCCAAACGCGCCGTCGGCGAGGCTTGCAGGGATCCCCAGGATCGCGACCTGGCGGCGCTCGAGGCCATGGTTGCGGCCTGCTTCGACAGCGCCGATTACGCCGAGGGACGGTTGGCTTTCAAGGAAAAGCGTGCGCCCAAATTTACGGGTTCTTGA
- a CDS encoding limonene-1,2-epoxide hydrolase family protein, giving the protein MNENENLVRDFIAAWSRLDAAELAGYFTDDGCYHNMPFQPVQGRDKVERFIAGFIKDWTATEWEIVSLTSQDDRVAVERVDRTRLGDKGVDLPCFGLFEMSEGKIKVWRDYFDLATYTSAAA; this is encoded by the coding sequence ATGAACGAAAACGAAAACCTGGTACGCGACTTCATCGCCGCCTGGTCGCGCCTCGATGCGGCCGAGTTGGCGGGCTATTTCACCGACGACGGCTGCTACCACAACATGCCGTTCCAACCGGTCCAGGGCCGCGACAAGGTCGAGCGCTTCATCGCCGGCTTCATCAAGGACTGGACAGCCACCGAGTGGGAGATCGTCAGCCTGACCTCTCAAGACGACCGCGTCGCCGTCGAGCGTGTCGACCGCACGCGGCTCGGTGACAAGGGCGTCGATCTGCCTTGCTTCGGGCTTTTCGAAATGTCCGAGGGCAAAATCAAGGTCTGGCGCGACTACTTCGATCTTGCTACCTACACCAGCGCTGCCGCCTGA